Genomic window (Desulforapulum autotrophicum HRM2):
GAAAACAGATGGGTTGAAATAGGAAAGGACAATATTCAGTATCACATTGTTTCATCTGATTATGAGAACTTTCCAGAAACACCCCTGATTGAGGATATCCCGTTTGTAGAAATAGATTCTGCAGCCTTTAAAAAAATGGTTGAAGTTTCAGCAATGATAGCAGGTTCTGCTGATGAAAAAAGAACCTATGTTCTTGGTGCCCTTTTTGAAAAGATCACTGACGAAACAGGAGAACGTCTGAGGATGGTTTCCACAGATTCAAGACGATTAAACTCCTTTGACGCATCCTATGAAGGTGAACTTGTCTTACCCGATGAAAATGTAATTATTCCTAAAAAAGGATTGTCAGAACTTGGCCGATTTCTGGACAGGGAAGGCAGCGTGAACATTGGTATTAAAGATGATCATCTGATTGTTCAAAAGCAGAATGAAACCCTGATGATCAAGCTTTTGGAAGGGGATTATCCCGATTACAGAAGAGTTCTCAACACCGATCAGATGACCCAGATTGAAATGAGCAGAAGCATGCTGCTCATGGTCATGAAAAGAATGTCTATTCTCTCATCTGAAGATTATAAGAGCGTAATGTTTAATTTTAATGAAAACGAGCTTGTCGTCACCATTACCAACCCTGAGATCGGTGAATCCAAGGAAAAAATAACCATGGGGTATGGGGGTGAAGCATTTGAAAGTGCATTTAACCCCCGATATTTCATAGATGCATTAAATTCTATCAATAGTGACACCGTTATTTTGAATGTAAAGGGAGCTAAACATCCCTGTATCATCAAAGGCCTGGATGATGATCAACTCGTTTGTGCAATAATGGCAATGTCCGTATAAATTGGGATAAACAATGAAAAACAACGACAATGTAAAAGATTATGGTGCAAACAATATAAAAATTCTTGAAGGTCTTGAAGCCGTCAGAAAAAGACCTTCCATGTATATTGGAAACGTGGGGATAGAAGGCCTGCATCACTTGGTTTATGAGGTGGTGGACAACAGTATTGACGAGGCCATGGCGGGTCACTGTGATAAAATAATCGTCATCATCCATCCAGATCAGAGCGTCAGTGTCGAGGACAACGGCCGTGGTATTCCCGTTGGCATGCATGAAACGGAACATATACCGGCAGCTGAAGTGGTCATGACAAAACTCCATGCCGGCGGTAAATTTGACAAGGATTCCTACAAGGTATCCGGGGGACTTCACGGGGTGGGAATCTCCGTTGTGAATGCCCTTTCCATTAATTTAGAGATGGAAGTGTTCAAGGACGGCAAGGTTTACTTCCAGCGGTATTCCAGGGGTGTCAAACAGACTGAACTTGAGATCACAGGTGATACGGATAAAAGCGGAACACGAATCCTGTTCAAACCTGATTTTGATATTATGAACGAAAATGAGTTTGAATACGAAAAGTTATCCCGGCGGATGAGGGAGCTTGCATTCCTGAACAAGGGGATTCGCATCATCATTGAGGATGAACTTTCCGCTGAAAAGGATGATTTTCACTATGAAGGCGGACTTCTATCGTTTGTTGAATATTTGAACCGTAATTTTACCGCCATGCATGAACCCATTCATATTGAAGGAGAAAAGAGTGATGTCAGCGTGGATGTCGCCATTCAGTACAACGACACATTCAAGGAAAAAATATATTCTTTTGCCAACAATATAAACACCATTGAGGGCGGAACCCATCTGTCTGGATTCAAGGGCGCACTTACCCGTACGCTGAACAATTATGCAAGCTCTGGAAATCTTCCAAAAAATATGCAGAATATCAAGATCGGTGGTGATGATGTAAGGGAAGGGCTTACGGCCATTGTCAGCGTCAAGGTAATGGATCCCCAGTTTGAAGGTCAGACAAAGACAAAGCTTGGCAATAGCGAGGTCAAGGGAATAGTAGAGTCCCTTATCAATGAACGCCTTGCCATGTTTCTTGAGGAAAATCCCAACACGGCTAAAAAAATAATCATGAAGGCCGTTGATGCGGCAAGGGCAAGGGATGCCGCCAAGAGGGCAAGGGAGCTTGCACGGAAAAAGGGCACCCTGCTTGATTCAACCCTTCCGGGAAAACTTGCCGAATGCCAGTACGCAGATCCCAAAGAGAGGGAACTCTTTCTTGTGGAGGGAGATTCAGCAGGCGGTAGTGCCAAGCAGGGAAGGGACAGACGGTTCCAGGCCATCCTTCCCCTGAAGGGAAAAATATTAAACGTTGAAAAGGCGCGGTTTGACAAAATTTTAAGAAGTGATGAGATTAAAAATGTCTTTACCGTTCTTGGTACAGGGGCTGGAAAAGAGGAGTATGATATAGAAAAGATCCGTTACCACAAGATCGTCATCATGACCGATGCCGATGTGGATGGGTCCCATATCAGAACCCTGCTGCTCACCTTTTTCTTTCGCCAGATGCCCGATCTGATCAGCAACGGATATCTGTATATTGCCCAGCCGCCTCTTTTTCGAATAGGTAAGGGTAAAAGCGGCATCTATCTCAAGGATGAGCCTGAGTACAGGGATTATCTTCTAAAAAGGATATGTGAACAAAAGGAAGTTCGCCTGGCAGACAGCGAAGAGCCCCTGCCAGAAGAGAGTCTCTTTGCCTTTTTAAAGGATTTGATCTCGTTCCACAATGCCGTTGACCGGCTCACCATGCGTGAAATGGATACAAAACTTTTAATGTTCCTGATCGGTGAGGGGGTAAAGGATAAATTCTTTCTTGAGGACCTTGAACGTATGACATCCCTCAAGGAGACCCTGACCGCCAAGGGATATATCATCCGTGATATCACATTTGACGAAGAAAGAAACCTGTATGAAATGGATATCCTTGGCAACGAGCATGACCGGGAAAAGGGTATAAAGCACAGCCTTGTCACGGTTGGCCGCAGCCTGATCGCCATGGGCGATTATACGATCATGCACAAGGTGCTAAACAAGATAGAATCCATGGACCTGCCGCCGTTCAATGTGTGTGCCAAATCTTCCAGTGACAAGGTGGTCTCTTTTGAAGACAGGACTGAATTTTTCAACTATATTATGGCTGAGGCCAAGAAAGGGATAGCCATCCAACGATACAAGGGTCTTGGTGAGATGAACCCGGATCAGCTGTGGGAAACCACAATGGATCCTGAAAAAAGGGTGATGCTCCAGGTCAATATTGAAGATGCGGAAAAAGCCGATGAAATTTTTACCCTGCTTATGGGTGAAGAGGTGGAGCCCCGGAGAAATTTTATTCAGACCAATGCCCTTGAGGTTTCGTCCCTGGATTTTTAATTAGTGTTTGAACGAAAACTCACCCATATGCGGCGTTGCTGCAAATTTCTGAAATCCTCACGTACTACAGTACGCTCCGGTTTCAGTTTTGCTCGCGCCTTGCATCTGGACAAGTTTTTATCCAAACACGTGTTTTAGGTGGGTATTATTTAAGGGATTTAATGGCCCGGGCTGCTGCTTTTTTCTGTTGTTTAAAGGTGGCTGCCCGGGCCATTGCTGTTCGGGCGGATTGAATCTTGCCAAGGTTCCATCGGCTATATCCCAGCATGAGCCAGGAATGTCCTGAATTATCCTTGGGTGCAAGGGTTTCAAACAGGGTTTCAGCTGCCTGGTATTGTTCCAGATAAAACAGCAGGTCTCCCTTGAGCATTTTTAATTTAATGGATATTTTTTCCGTTGTCAGCACCTGATCCAGAAGTTCAAGGGCCTTCTGATCAAGATTCATCTGTCTAAGTGCAATAACTGTGTTTTGTGTGACTGCCAATCTTTTTTCCGGGGTTGATATATCCTGGTAGTGTTCAACGGCTTTTGCGGGAATGCCCGCGGCCAGGTAAAGATCGGCCATCAGTTTTTTCTCATTGTCCGTCAAAGGGGTTAAAAAGCTGTACAGAGTCATTGCCACAATGGCGTTTTCCATCTTATTGTTATCCAGGCTGAACCGTGCAAGTCCCTTCCACCATTTGGGTTCAAGGGGATATTCCCTGGTTAAAAAAGTCACAAAATCAAGGGCTTTTTTATCCATGCCAAGTTCCATATATTGGTAAAGAAGGGCCTCCTGCCAGGTGGTTCTGGCGGTTCCATCCATATTTTGTGCAAGATATTCCATGTGTGGCAAGGCATTTTTTGGCTGTTCGAGTGCCAGGAAAATATGGACGGCAAGCTCGTGCCAACTGGGTTGGATCTCGCCGGTATGATTTTTTGTCAGACGATTGAAAACCGCCATGGCCTTTGGATATTGCCTGGCAGAGAAAAAGGCGTTGGCAGCATAGTATAGCAGAACAGCCCTTTTTTCCGTCTCAAGTTCGTACCCCCTGACAAAGCATTGACCGGCCCTGTTAAACTGTTCAAGGTCGTAACAGGCCTTTGCAAGGTTCAGCCATGCAGGTGAAAAATCACCACCGTTTTTAACACAGTCTTCGTAGTATCGGGTCGCCTCTTCTATATGGTTGGCTTCCATGGAATAATTGCCCAGGGTAAACAGCAGAAAAGGATGGATCTGTTTGTTTGTTTCTATTAACTTTTTTCTAAATGTTTCCAGAAGATCAATGGCCTGGGATCGTTTATCTGCCTGGGTCATATTCCGGGCTTTTTCCAGGGCAATGGCTGTGGAAAAGGGAATATCCGCCTGAATATTGTCTTTACCCAGGGTCAACTGTGGTTGAAGAAAGATAATAAAAACCAGCAACAATAACGTTCGTTTATCCATTGATCTTTTAATTTTCAAGTTCAAACCTTATGGTTGTTTCCACCCGGGTTTTAACGGCCACTCCTTCAACTGTTCCAGGGGTGAATTTCCACCTGGGAAGGGCATTGAGTACGCTTTGGTCAAATACATTTTTCGGTGATGAGTCAAGGATGGAAATATCTTCCACCTCCCCTTTTGGATTGACCAGAAAGCGGACCTTTACCCATCCTTCTATTCCCCTTCTTTTTGCCTGAAAAGGATAGACAGGGGGAATGTGAACCTTGGGTACAAGGGAATTATCTATATCAGCACCGGTATATATTCTGTCCATGACCTGGGGGGAAAATGCCACCTGTTCCATTGGAAAAACCGGGGCCTGGGGCGTTGTCGGTAAATTAGGGTTAACCTTAAAGTCAAGGGTGGGAAAATCATGGGCCACCCGTTGGGGTGCAGACCTGGGGGGCTGCTTAATGTTTTTTAGCGTATCTTTTTTTCCCTTGGATTCCGAGTCTGGCCGTTTTTTTTCCGGCTCTTTTTTAACTATTTCTGGATCAGGTTCCTTGAGTCTCACAATATTGACCTGACTGGTTATTCTTAATTCTTTTATGCCGGTCTGTTTTTCATGGTTTGTCATCAACGGCATAAGGCTGAAAAATACGAGGTTCAGCACAATGGATACAAGGGCTGCACCCAGCCACGGCCTCAAGTGTTTCACCTAATTTTTTCCGCCTTCATGCCTGCTGCGAGGCTCACCTCTTTGGCGCCTGCCAGGCGGCATTGATCCATGGCGGCGATGGCCGTCCCCGTATTTGAATTTTTGTCCGCCACAATAACCACACTTCCGTCCGGCTTTTCCCCAAGTGATCTTTCCACATTCAGGCGTAACGCCCTTATGTCGATCTCCCGGTTGTCCATATATATCTTATCCTGGGCCGTTATACCCACCAGAATAGTGACATTTTCTTTGGCAATGGCCGTTGATGCGGTGGGACGGTTGACTTCCACCCCGGTTTCCCTGACAAATGAGGTGGTCACTAAAAAAAATATCAACAGGATAAACACCATGTCTATCAGGGGTGCTATATCCAGGGTCAGGCTTTGTCTTTTTGCTTTTCTGGCTGCTGTGATGTTGATCATTGTGGTTTATTTCCGTTATACAAATCTTTGGAGGTATATGCCGGTTGATGCAATGACTCCTTTTAATTTTTCTGCACGCTTGACAAGGAACCCGTGCATGTAGAGCCCGGGAATGGCCACGAGGAGCCCTGTCTGGGTGGTCACCAGGGCTTCTGATATGCCGCCTGCCATGGCCCTGGCATTTCCCGTTCCAAAGGTTGATATGATATCAAAAGTCGCCATCATTCCTGTCACCGTTCCAAGGAGTCCGAGAAGGGGCGCCACGGCGGCCAGCACCCCGATCAGGGCAAGATGGCGTTCAAGGACGGTTATTATATCCATTACCGTTTCGTCAAGGATGTAAAGGTCCACGGAGGCCTTCCGGGTCCGGTTGTTCAAAAACTGGGTCACCAGAAGGGAGACCGCTCCCCGGTAAAGGTGAACGGGGGGGAGTTCATTGTTTTTGACAAATTCTCCTGCCATTTCCCTTGACATGTTTTTTCGATGGAGCCGATGGAAAAATAAGATGCGGTTAATGATTAAAGTCCACATGATAATTGAGACTGCCACCAGGGGAATCATGACGATGCTGCCAGTCCTGAGGTAGGCTTCCATGGCCCAGAAATGGTTTAAGACCTGGTTTAAAATCTGATTCAAAATTCACCGTTTCCAAGTATAAAAAAAGCATTGACCATGGCCACGCCCTTCTCTTCCATGGTGGCGATCATGGTTTCAACCCAACGGCTTAACAGGGTGTGGCACAGCATGATGGGGATGGCCACACACAGGCCCAGCATGGTGGTTACAAGGGCCTCTGATATACCGCCTGACATCATCCTTGGATCGCTGGTGCCGTAAAAGGTGATGGTGTGAAAAGTGTTTATCATGCCTGTGACCGTGCCAAGAAGTCCCATGAGCGGTGCAATGGCTGCCAACATGCCAAGGGTGGATAAAAAGCGTTCAAGTGGGGGGATTTCCCTGAGGATTGCCTCCTGGAGCGCATTTTCCATATCTGTCCTTGTTTTTGTTCTAAAATCCATGCCCGCGGAAAGTGCCCTGGCAAGGGGCTTTTTTCCATGGCGTGCCAGAAGCTGACTGCACCCTTCCCAGTCCTGTGCGGCTATTCTTTTTTTCAGGGTTGCCATGAACGGGGCTGCATTTAGATATTTCCTTGCCAGAAAAAATGTTTTTTCAAGGATGATCAGGACCGCCAGAACAGCCAGGGCAAGAATCGGCCATACAACGGGTCCTCCCTTGGGTATTTGCTCTAAAAGGCTCAACCGGTGGGTGAGTTGACGCATGGCATTGCCCTTGGAAATATCAATGGGAACAGCATCGGATTTGCCGTTCATATATTTTCCAATGGCCTTTTGCATGGCACTTGAAGGTTCCTTTGAAAGGGCAAACAATTGCTGGCTCTCATCTGAGAAGAGTAAAAAGCCAACGGTCTTGTCAATTCTGTAGGCTGCGGTAAAGTTGCCAAGGACCAGAATATCGGCCATGACCTCCTTTCCCATCTGGTCGATGATGGTTCCCTGCTGAATTCTCACCTGGCCTGAACCCAGGATTTCATCCATTAAAATATTCTTCATGGCCCGTATATCTTTCATGGCTGGAAATTTCGAAGTTTTTAACAGGGGGGTAATAGCAGCCTTTCTATCCTTGATAAGAGCGCTCTGGAGGCTCTGTCCGATCAGGGTGTCAATATCCTTTGCCGTGATCCTCACAAAGCCTGAAAGTTCCTTTACAACGGCATCCATTTCGGCAAGCCTTGTACCCATTTTTTCTTTGCTTGCCTTGAGGGCCTTGATCTTTTCCTTTAGCTGAATGTTTTTTTGATCCAGGGCCAGGTTTTTTTGTTTTTGCTGTTCAATTGCCCGGGTCAGACTTTTTTTATCCTGGAATATTTTCTGTCGGCTTTCGTTTGCCTCTTTTGCAGCTGTTTGACGTTCCAGATCGGCCTGATGCATCATTTTGTTCCGCTGTTCCTGGGCTTCAATGGCCGTGGCTCGCATGTCGTGGGTTTGCTGCTGTGCGGCAAAAGAGTGAACCGTAATCCCCATGGATAAAAACAGGATAATCAGTATCATTCCTGGATTTTTCACTGGGCCACCATCCTTCCCAGGGGCAGGGTCAGAAAATCCATGGCTCTACGTTTGGTGCCCATTTCAACGGCCTTTGCGATTTCACTGTTGTACGAGACAGGCAAGGGTTGCCATGACTCTTTTGCCCGGTCGTAAAAGCCGGTAAGGTTACCGTCCGGGGTAATACAGAACAACGAAACCCGGCCAAGGCGGAAGATATCTGCCAGTATTGTTTCACCCCCCAGGGAAACCTTTTCCTGGTACACCTCGACAGTGTTGCCATAGCTTGCCTCGACAAACAGGGTTTCCATGGTTTTTCTAAATTTTTCACTGACAGTGATTTCGCTTGATTGGACAAGCGTTTTAAGGGCTGCAATCCGGTTTTTCCTTTCGTCCAAGAGCATGGGAAAATTATTTTCCACAAGGGCATCAATCTCAACCACGGTTGCCTGTAAAAAAGGATCAAGGTCTGATGCGATTTCCTCAATATCTTTGAGGGAAGTTTCCAGGTCGCTGATGTTCACCTGAAGCTGGTTGATGGCATCCACAAGTTCGATCTCCTCGTTGGTGAGACTCTCAAATTCTGCTTCAAGGGAGGTGTACTCGGCAACAAGTTTTTTTTTGTCCTCAAACCAGCGGGCTTCGTTTTTTTGAGTTTCCTTGCGGATATCCACCCCTTTTTTTACTGAATCCATGGCTCGTTCTGCAAGGTTATCTGCAGAAAAAGCCCCCGTCGGCATGGAAAAAGCCATGAGTGCAATCAATATCAGTCGTGTTGAATGTTTAACCAAAATTTTTCCCCAATCCACTAATTTAAAGTTGCCACCAGCTATAGATTTACGATAAAAAAAATGCAAGAAAAATTTAGGTGGACCCTGGGATCTGTTTTTTTTTGCATGAATAGGTTTAGTGATTATTATATGTCCCATGAACTTACTTGAAATGACATTTAAAGAGGTATCCCAACTCTTGTACAATGGATTCGGCCGGGGGGATTACCATGCAGGGGCACTACTCCGGGAGGTAATAAAAAGGGGAAATCATAATTTTTCAACGGCCCCGGAGTTTGAGCGGTCACAGGGGATGTCCCTGGCCCTGGTATCCGATTACGAGTTGCCGGATTTTACCGTTGTGGATCAGATGGAAGAGGATAATACCGTAAAGTTTGTTACCCGTTTACACGACGGATGTTCCATTGAATCTGTGATTATTCCCATGAAGCAGTACAATACCCTGTGTGTTTCCACCCAGGCAGGATGTCGCATGGGTTGCAGGTTCTGTGAGACCGCACGATCGGGTTTCAAGAGAAATCTTCAGGTACATGAAATCACGGGTCAGCTCTTTTCCGCCAGGAACACCCTGGGAAAAAAAATCAGCAACATCGTGTTCATGGGTATGGGTGAACCCTTTGATAACTTTGACAACCTTGTGCGGTCCATTCGGGTTTTTAACGACCAGAAGGGTTTTGATGTGGCCTTCCGCCACATGACCGTCTCCACCTGTGGTCTTGTCCCCGGCATAAGGGCCCTTGCAGGACTTGGTCTCACCCAGCTGAGCCTTGCCGTTTCCGTCCATTCGGCCATTGATGAAGTAAGGTCCGTTCTCATGCCCGTCAACCGGCGATATCCCCTGAATGTGTTGAGGGCTGCCCTGGCGGATTACCCCCTTCACAAACGACGTTATATTCTGGTCGAGTATGTGTTGATAAAGGGGGTCAACGATTCCCAAGAGGCTGCCGCAGCCCTTGTGCAATACCTTGTCCCCCTTAAGGTAAGGGTAAATCTCATTGCCTATAACCCGGGCCGGGACCCGGATCCTGAGTTCCAGGGGGTGGATGATTGTTCCATGAACCAGTTTGCCAGCTGGCTTGAAGATTCCGGGTTGTTTGTCATCAAGCGCTGGAGCAAAGGTCAAAAACTCATGGCCGGTTGCGGCCAGCTTTCGACCCGGACTTAGGGACTCAGAAATAAATAATTCCTCAATCTTGCTTGTCTTTCAGCTCGTCTTAGGTGTTGCATCAAAGGGCACATATTTCAATATGCTCCCTTTGATACGCCTTGAATACGAGCTGAAATCCTGTACCATATTTGTGGAATTATTTACATCTGAGCCCCTTAAAAGATCCCCTCTTTTTCCATGTCCTGGATGGCTTTTCTCATCTGGCGGATGGCCTGGCGAAGACGTTCCTCGTTTTCCACAAGGGCCAGTCTTAAAAATCCCTCGCCCTCTTCACTGAACCCGACGCCCGGTGCCACGGCCACATTGGCCCGGTTCATCATCTCAATGGCAAACTGCATGGATCCCATTTTAGCGTAGGGTTCTGGGATCTTTACCCAGACAAACATGCCTGCACCTGGCGATTTTACTGGCCAGCCCATGCGTTCAAGGCCACTGCACAGGGTGTCCCGCCTTGACTGGTAGATTTCTACCTGCCGGGTTATGGTGTCGTCACAATCCCTCAGGGCGATGATACCGGCAATCTGTATGGCTGAAAAGATACCGTAATCAAAATATCCCTTTATTTTTGCAAGGGCGGCAATAATTTCAGCATTTCCCACGCAATATCCCATGCGCCATCCAGCCATGTTGTAGGATTTTGAAAAGGATCCAAATTCCACCCCCACATCTTTTGCTCCGGGCGCTTCAAGAAAGCTTGGGGCCTTATATCCGTCAAATGTGATCATTGAATAGGCAAAATCGTGGATGACCATGAACTTGAATCGTTTAGCAAGTACCACGATCTCCTTGAACAGATCCAGGCTGCCAAGTTCGCCCGTGGGGTTGTGGGGGTAGTTGATCATCAATACCTTGGGACCCGGATAAAAGGATTCGCAGATATTGACGATGCGTTTGAGAAAGGATTCTGCCGGTGCAATGGGAATTCTTACCACATTTGCTCCGGCAATGACGGCCGCATATATATGGATGGGGAACGCAGGTCCTGGCACCAGAACTGAATCCCCCGGCCCCAGAAGGGCGAGGCTCAAATGGGAAATACCCTCTTTGGATCCGATGGTGAAGATCGTTTCTGTCTGAGCATCAAGCCCGATGTCATAGTGGCGTTTATAGTAGAGGGCTATTTCCCGTTTAAGATTTTTCATACCCGAAGAGGCGGTTGGATAGCCGTGGGTCTTGGGATTCTGGGCCACTTCAACCAGTTTATCAACAACGGTCTCAGGGGTCGGGTCCATGGGGTTGCCCATGCCAAGATCGATGACATCGTCCCCGTTGCGTCTTTTTTCCATCTTCATGGCATTTATCATGCCAAAAAGATAGGGGGGAAGCTGCTCCATCCTGCTGGCAAAACGTATTATTTTATCTTCAGCCATCTCCATATCCTCCAAAATTGTGATCCAATAAAGGTCACAGGTTTATCTTAAATTGAAACCTTATTTTTTATCACATAATAATCCGGTTTGGGAGGAGAAAGTAATATTATCCTATAATGATGCCCAGGGTTTCCAGATACCGGGCAAAGAGCGCCTCTTTTTCCGGAAGAATTACCAGATGACGATCCCCGGCAGGCAGGCAAAGCCGGCCCATTTCTTTGTCGGTCAATATCTGCTTGCGGATATCCCCATGGCACTCGAGCAGGGTTGCCTTTCCCCTGTCCACAACTGCCGAGCTTCGTTCTTCAGCCTTTTCAAACAGTTTTTCAAGGTTTTTTCCCGGTTTTTCCTGGGTGATCTGAGTGATGAAGGCGTTAATGTCCTTTAATGTCTCCCCGGCTTTAAGGGCATTGAGCAGGGAGACAAGGGAGACCTGCCAGCGGCCGGCCTCTGTTTGATCTGCTATTTTATCAAGGTAGAGGCTGTGATCAGGCGTGGGGATTCCTTTGCCCGTATACAGGATATCCGTGTCATGAATTTCAAAATCCCGGGGATCCACGGCGTTGTAATCGGTTGAAAGTCCCAGCACATAGGCCCCCAGATCGTTGAGCCGGATCTGCATCAACCCGTCACACAGGCTCAGAAAAGGCTCATCATCTGCGCCCCAGCAGGATTGGAAATCAGGCCTGGCGTTGTCCGGATATTTATAAGAAACGTCCACAAGCCCCAGGGTGGCGCCATATTGAAACAGATAGATCAGCAGATATCGCAGCTGTAAAAGTGACCAGGTATCATTATAGTCCAGAAGGCCGTAATGGGGATCGCCAAAGTAGAGTTTCCAGTCGTAGTTGGTCATTTCAAAGGTTTGGGATTCTGAGCGCATGAACCGTTCCACCTCATCCACTGAAACCCATCTGCCGGGTTCAAGGCAGGTGAGCACCCCATTGATCACGGGCCGTCTGCGGACGGGTGAGGTCATGGTCCGTCCCTTGGCTGACCGTTGACCTTTGATGACCGTCACCTGGGAGAATTCATCAATGATTTTCGTCTTTTCCCATTTTTTCCAGATGGTTTGAATGCCCTTGGCCAGATCTTTTTTCAATGCCAGGGTACCGGCCCGGGTCAATTTGAGGAAATTTCCGTCAATGGCTGCAAGTCCTCCCCCCTGGAGCAGCAGGGGCCAGGCAAATGCCTGAATGGGATCAAGGTCCTCGGCATCATAAAAATCTCCTTCACACAGATGGGCTGAAATCTTTTTAACGGTTGCGGCGGTGGCACGGCCAGTCTTTGGGCTGACCCGGATTTGGTTTTCTTTGACCATGGTGAGCAATGCGTTCAGGTTCATGCAGGCGGCATGGGCGGTTTCTCTGACGGTCATTTCCGGGTCATCATCCAGGTCTTCATAATCGATCTTTTCAGGGGCGGGCCGTTTGATTTTTTTTTCCAGGATGGCCATCAGATCCGGGGGAATTTTTCCATTTATAAAAAACAGGTACATCAGGTGCATGCTCCCCCTGCCCCCTTTCGATTCCGTCTGGGGAAGCGCGCTGTATTTGGCAAAAAACGGCTTGCTTTTAAAACAGCCGCTCCAGTTGTAAACGGCCTCAGCCAGTGCATTCATGGCCATGGGATCCAAATAGGCAAGAATGGTGTCAATATCTTTAAAAACCGTTGATGCGATGTGGGCCGCCAGCTCAGCCTTGCGTGTGGGATTGTTTTTACTGATCTGGCTGGCCAGGGATTTGAGTTGATCCACCATGTAAGTGCCATTCAATGCCTGTTCCAGCGTCTTGTAATCTTCTTGAAATCGTGCCATTATTTTCTCTTTGCTATGGTGATGGTTGAAGCGCTGACAATGATTGCCGCCTAATAATCAGGTTTATGGATACCATGGAAAACAACGACCGGTAAATAAAATATATGGAAAAAAAGAACAATCCCGTTGCCAGGGCTTACCGGCAGCTTGACCCTGTCTTGAAAACAATGGTCCGGATTCTGGCAGTTCAGGTGTCTGAATTGACCCAGAAGCAAATGGGGGCTTGTTTGAATGCCCTGGGACTCAGAGATCAAGAGAATATGCCCTTTGTGCAGAAAAACCTTCAACCCCTTGTAAAGGCGCTTGAGCAGCAGAATCTTTTGATTAAAAAACCCAAGGGGATCACCTGCCCTGAATCCGTATGGGCAACAGCGGTTGAGGATGCCGTAACCACAGGTCAGTTCCAGCAAATAGCCTTGACTCTCCTGGACGCGATGCCGATTCAAAGATCACCCAACGGGTATTTTTTCCGGCGACTTGAAGATTTTTACAGGGCATTTCAAATGGCGGTTTATGGGGGGGATACCCGCTTTGACCTGGATGTGGTTCACCGTTCCGGCAATTTTTATTTTCCCATGGCGTTTCAGGAAAACCCGCCTGTCCAGGTTCTGTTTAACCGTCCGTTTCAGCCCCTGATTTTTGACTGTAT
Coding sequences:
- a CDS encoding MotA/TolQ/ExbB proton channel family protein codes for the protein MEAYLRTGSIVMIPLVAVSIIMWTLIINRILFFHRLHRKNMSREMAGEFVKNNELPPVHLYRGAVSLLVTQFLNNRTRKASVDLYILDETVMDIITVLERHLALIGVLAAVAPLLGLLGTVTGMMATFDIISTFGTGNARAMAGGISEALVTTQTGLLVAIPGLYMHGFLVKRAEKLKGVIASTGIYLQRFV
- a CDS encoding DUF3450 domain-containing protein; protein product: MVKHSTRLILIALMAFSMPTGAFSADNLAERAMDSVKKGVDIRKETQKNEARWFEDKKKLVAEYTSLEAEFESLTNEEIELVDAINQLQVNISDLETSLKDIEEIASDLDPFLQATVVEIDALVENNFPMLLDERKNRIAALKTLVQSSEITVSEKFRKTMETLFVEASYGNTVEVYQEKVSLGGETILADIFRLGRVSLFCITPDGNLTGFYDRAKESWQPLPVSYNSEIAKAVEMGTKRRAMDFLTLPLGRMVAQ
- the rlmN gene encoding 23S rRNA (adenine(2503)-C(2))-methyltransferase RlmN: MNLLEMTFKEVSQLLYNGFGRGDYHAGALLREVIKRGNHNFSTAPEFERSQGMSLALVSDYELPDFTVVDQMEEDNTVKFVTRLHDGCSIESVIIPMKQYNTLCVSTQAGCRMGCRFCETARSGFKRNLQVHEITGQLFSARNTLGKKISNIVFMGMGEPFDNFDNLVRSIRVFNDQKGFDVAFRHMTVSTCGLVPGIRALAGLGLTQLSLAVSVHSAIDEVRSVLMPVNRRYPLNVLRAALADYPLHKRRYILVEYVLIKGVNDSQEAAAALVQYLVPLKVRVNLIAYNPGRDPDPEFQGVDDCSMNQFASWLEDSGLFVIKRWSKGQKLMAGCGQLSTRT
- a CDS encoding aminotransferase class I/II-fold pyridoxal phosphate-dependent enzyme — its product is MAEDKIIRFASRMEQLPPYLFGMINAMKMEKRRNGDDVIDLGMGNPMDPTPETVVDKLVEVAQNPKTHGYPTASSGMKNLKREIALYYKRHYDIGLDAQTETIFTIGSKEGISHLSLALLGPGDSVLVPGPAFPIHIYAAVIAGANVVRIPIAPAESFLKRIVNICESFYPGPKVLMINYPHNPTGELGSLDLFKEIVVLAKRFKFMVIHDFAYSMITFDGYKAPSFLEAPGAKDVGVEFGSFSKSYNMAGWRMGYCVGNAEIIAALAKIKGYFDYGIFSAIQIAGIIALRDCDDTITRQVEIYQSRRDTLCSGLERMGWPVKSPGAGMFVWVKIPEPYAKMGSMQFAIEMMNRANVAVAPGVGFSEEGEGFLRLALVENEERLRQAIRQMRKAIQDMEKEGIF
- a CDS encoding MotA/TolQ/ExbB proton channel family protein codes for the protein MILIILFLSMGITVHSFAAQQQTHDMRATAIEAQEQRNKMMHQADLERQTAAKEANESRQKIFQDKKSLTRAIEQQKQKNLALDQKNIQLKEKIKALKASKEKMGTRLAEMDAVVKELSGFVRITAKDIDTLIGQSLQSALIKDRKAAITPLLKTSKFPAMKDIRAMKNILMDEILGSGQVRIQQGTIIDQMGKEVMADILVLGNFTAAYRIDKTVGFLLFSDESQQLFALSKEPSSAMQKAIGKYMNGKSDAVPIDISKGNAMRQLTHRLSLLEQIPKGGPVVWPILALAVLAVLIILEKTFFLARKYLNAAPFMATLKKRIAAQDWEGCSQLLARHGKKPLARALSAGMDFRTKTRTDMENALQEAILREIPPLERFLSTLGMLAAIAPLMGLLGTVTGMINTFHTITFYGTSDPRMMSGGISEALVTTMLGLCVAIPIMLCHTLLSRWVETMIATMEEKGVAMVNAFFILGNGEF